In the Alkaliphilus oremlandii OhILAs genome, one interval contains:
- a CDS encoding YcdB/YcdC domain-containing protein, which produces MVYYKKYYRYLAPFIIIASLLGNLYLAVQLRSIKKSVSSSNAMISRKVESGIRDTMYSVKAFMDIGGKDELTNLQRSVHQLTTIFNNWMDINNTTSDPNEPMKRGLSGLESLRNTLVHHLNNNYSSHNEELTEYDQELLAKIYESLDRLLSIYHNIEGRLREIKRADKSDGGLTQWANNMEEISRLYRHSRTPNHHPTYLEADTVLARVKEKFPELSNFSGTINISDKVQMKDGVHYYEIKYVIEDQVQYSMWMDAIEGSLRRFEDHRENESSTTVFKEAALNIAKSFMERFESYENMRHGVSLIKEEGTEDTVYAFEFVPIIEDIAIISDNIKVNVASKNGKILKYSSDFSNTSVPILKEKSQLSDIEEKHAEKLADMVYTGMAIVRSFYTNYQPVMTYSYKSAKNEENRRLYFDMATGNQVYEAFSVYEPVSYMDKEANYE; this is translated from the coding sequence TTGGTTTATTATAAAAAGTATTATCGATACTTGGCGCCTTTCATAATTATTGCTAGTTTATTAGGCAATCTATATTTGGCGGTTCAGCTAAGGTCGATTAAGAAGAGTGTAAGTAGTTCAAATGCTATGATATCAAGAAAGGTTGAGAGTGGTATTCGAGATACCATGTACTCTGTGAAGGCTTTTATGGATATCGGTGGAAAAGACGAACTTACGAATTTACAGCGGTCCGTGCATCAATTGACTACAATCTTTAATAATTGGATGGATATCAATAATACAACCAGTGATCCAAATGAACCGATGAAGAGAGGATTAAGTGGCCTGGAGAGTCTAAGAAACACGCTGGTTCATCATTTAAATAACAATTATAGCAGTCATAATGAGGAATTAACGGAATATGATCAAGAACTTTTAGCTAAAATATATGAATCTCTAGATCGACTCTTATCCATCTATCACAACATTGAGGGACGTTTAAGAGAAATAAAGAGGGCAGATAAAAGCGATGGTGGATTAACTCAGTGGGCAAATAATATGGAGGAAATCTCCAGACTATACCGTCACAGTCGTACACCAAATCACCATCCTACGTATTTGGAGGCAGATACGGTATTGGCTAGGGTAAAGGAAAAGTTTCCAGAGCTGAGCAATTTTTCCGGCACCATAAACATATCGGATAAGGTTCAGATGAAAGACGGAGTACATTACTATGAGATTAAATATGTCATAGAGGATCAGGTGCAATACAGTATGTGGATGGATGCCATAGAAGGCTCTCTTAGAAGATTCGAAGATCATCGAGAAAATGAAAGCAGCACTACTGTTTTTAAGGAAGCAGCTTTGAATATTGCAAAGAGCTTTATGGAGCGATTCGAATCCTATGAAAATATGCGCCATGGCGTTTCTTTAATAAAGGAAGAGGGCACAGAGGATACTGTCTATGCCTTTGAATTTGTTCCAATTATAGAGGATATTGCTATTATCAGTGATAATATTAAGGTCAATGTGGCTTCTAAAAACGGAAAAATTCTTAAATACTCCAGTGATTTTAGTAACACCAGTGTACCCATATTAAAGGAGAAAAGTCAATTGAGTGACATTGAGGAAAAACATGCTGAGAAGCTTGCAGACATGGTATATACGGGGATGGCCATTGTTCGATCCTTCTATACCAATTATCAGCCAGTGATGACCTATAGCTATAAATCTGCTAAAAATGAAGAAAATAGAAGGCTATATTTTGACATGGCCACTGGTAATCAGGTATATGAGGCCTTTTCAGTGTATGAGCCAGTATCCTATATGGATAAAGAGGCAAATTATGAATAA
- a CDS encoding DNA-3-methyladenine glycosylase family protein, with amino-acid sequence MEIVERDQEILVKNLQDFDPKHIFECGQCFRWDKEQDGSYTGVAFGKVLNVKKEEDNVIFKHSNKEEFHKIWIPYFDLDKDYGKIKAALIKEDEIMKSAADLGNGIRILQQDSWETLISFIISSNNNIPRIKKAVNLISERFGLYLGEYDGKKQYSFPEPEVVCALSNEELTSCGVGYRAKYIIDTAKAVVEKNILLDELKKLDSSDCFEALLQFNGVGPKVANCILFFAMGKVDAFPVDVWVKRVMEHFYFKKDTPNKEIERFAKEKFGEYAGYGQQYLFYYAREAGIGK; translated from the coding sequence TTGGAAATCGTAGAGAGGGATCAGGAAATCCTTGTAAAGAATTTACAGGATTTTGATCCAAAGCATATTTTTGAGTGCGGTCAATGCTTTCGATGGGACAAAGAACAGGATGGCAGTTATACCGGCGTTGCCTTTGGAAAAGTGCTGAATGTAAAAAAGGAAGAAGACAACGTAATATTCAAGCATAGTAATAAAGAAGAGTTTCATAAGATTTGGATCCCTTATTTTGATTTGGATAAGGATTATGGGAAAATCAAGGCAGCGCTGATAAAAGAGGATGAGATTATGAAGTCTGCTGCAGATCTTGGGAATGGTATTCGAATTCTTCAGCAGGATTCTTGGGAAACCTTGATTTCTTTCATTATTTCCTCCAATAACAATATACCGAGAATAAAAAAAGCTGTAAACTTAATCAGTGAGCGATTTGGACTTTATTTAGGAGAATACGATGGTAAAAAGCAGTACAGCTTTCCAGAGCCGGAGGTTGTATGCGCCTTATCCAATGAGGAACTCACTTCCTGTGGTGTGGGGTATCGTGCTAAATATATTATCGACACAGCAAAAGCTGTTGTAGAAAAGAATATTTTGCTTGATGAATTGAAGAAGCTGGATAGCAGTGATTGCTTTGAAGCTTTACTACAATTTAATGGTGTCGGGCCGAAAGTGGCAAATTGCATCTTGTTTTTTGCTATGGGCAAGGTAGATGCCTTTCCAGTAGATGTTTGGGTAAAAAGAGTGATGGAGCACTTTTATTTTAAAAAAGACACACCAAATAAGGAAATTGAAAGGTTCGCTAAGGAGAAGTTTGGTGAATACGCAGGATATGGGCAGCAATATTTGTTCTATTATGCCAGGGAAGCTGGCATAGGAAAATAA
- a CDS encoding sigma-54 interaction domain-containing protein — translation MGIDDIRNVDPEITKLIIDHLDGVVITDAQGRYVYVNDTWSEMMGGIKLEDVKGKYVKDLIPDTKIDFVLKTGKPITGHVIIAKGPSKIKSFSTYIPIFNKQGKLVAGFIHVIIKGMENAIDFSFRINSMATQLEYYQQELKKIRGAKYTIDHIVGDSPEIQELKRKIIQASRTNSTVLIEGETGVGKELVAHSIHDLSNRDSFPFVKVNCSAIPRELLESEFFGYEEGAFTGAKKGGKEGRFEMANKGSLFLDEINQLPLFSQPKLLRALQEKEIERVGGKGSIPVDVRVIAAANVNLEKMIEEKKFRSDLFYRLNVLKIVIPPLRKRKEDIPLIVESLIEKLNFQLGMKVPGISEDAKMKLTEVHYDWPGNIRELQNIVERAMNSSWGETLEWVHFKDYFRSKNPKFIDKISQNNMSKIKDIKEELEKETIINALENSKSKAEAAKKLGISRTAFYKKLKKYEIKG, via the coding sequence ATGGGCATAGATGATATAAGAAATGTAGATCCAGAAATTACGAAATTGATTATTGATCACTTGGATGGTGTGGTTATTACTGATGCTCAAGGAAGATATGTATACGTAAATGATACTTGGTCTGAGATGATGGGTGGAATAAAATTGGAGGATGTGAAGGGAAAATATGTGAAGGATTTAATTCCAGATACTAAAATCGACTTCGTTCTTAAAACCGGAAAGCCAATTACAGGACATGTGATCATAGCAAAGGGACCGTCTAAGATAAAATCATTTTCTACATACATCCCTATTTTTAATAAGCAAGGAAAATTAGTAGCAGGGTTTATTCATGTAATTATAAAGGGAATGGAAAATGCCATTGATTTTTCCTTTAGAATTAATAGTATGGCTACTCAGCTGGAATATTACCAACAAGAATTAAAAAAGATTAGAGGCGCTAAGTATACCATTGATCATATTGTAGGGGATAGTCCAGAAATTCAAGAATTAAAGAGGAAAATTATTCAAGCCTCCAGAACGAATTCCACTGTTTTAATAGAGGGGGAAACTGGCGTAGGGAAGGAATTAGTCGCTCATTCCATCCATGACTTAAGTAATCGGGATTCATTTCCTTTTGTAAAAGTAAATTGCTCTGCCATACCGAGAGAACTTTTAGAGTCTGAATTTTTTGGATATGAGGAAGGTGCTTTTACAGGGGCTAAAAAAGGTGGAAAAGAAGGTCGGTTTGAAATGGCCAATAAAGGCAGTTTGTTTCTCGATGAAATTAATCAACTCCCTTTATTTTCTCAGCCGAAATTATTACGAGCATTGCAGGAAAAGGAAATTGAAAGAGTCGGAGGAAAAGGAAGTATACCTGTTGATGTAAGGGTCATAGCTGCTGCAAATGTCAATTTAGAGAAGATGATAGAAGAGAAAAAGTTTAGAAGTGATTTGTTTTATAGATTAAATGTATTGAAAATTGTCATACCTCCTTTAAGAAAAAGGAAAGAAGATATACCTTTAATCGTGGAAAGTCTAATAGAAAAATTAAACTTCCAGCTAGGAATGAAGGTTCCAGGAATATCAGAAGATGCCAAAATGAAACTTACAGAAGTACATTATGACTGGCCTGGAAATATAAGAGAATTGCAAAATATAGTGGAGAGAGCCATGAATAGTTCGTGGGGGGAGACTTTAGAATGGGTTCACTTTAAGGATTATTTTAGAAGTAAAAACCCTAAATTTATTGATAAAATCAGTCAAAACAATATGTCAAAGATTAAAGACATAAAAGAGGAGCTGGAAAAAGAGACGATTATCAATGCTTTAGAGAATTCCAAAAGCAAAGCAGAAGCTGCAAAGAAATTAGGAATATCCAGAACCGCCTTTTATAAAAAATTAAAAAAGTATGAAATAAAAGGTTAG
- a CDS encoding coenzyme F420-0:L-glutamate ligase, which produces MDQPEQIRANEGKELEIHVNGKKFIRIPVKTHLIKREDRMIDVACTYLKDKTAENDIVFITEKIVGITQGRALPLSEIKPRPLAVFLAKYVTKTPAGIGLGMPETMEMALRECGTLRILFAAAIGAITKILFKRKGDFYRIAGPKARAIDGPTSGTIPPYNSHVVLGPAQPDKVAREISDALNGTRVVISDINDLGGNILGASHKDINLDEVVQILKDNPLGQGHQQTPMGIIRQI; this is translated from the coding sequence ATGGACCAACCGGAACAAATACGCGCAAACGAAGGAAAAGAGCTAGAAATCCATGTGAATGGAAAAAAGTTCATTAGAATTCCAGTGAAAACTCATTTGATCAAAAGAGAAGATCGTATGATAGATGTTGCCTGTACATATTTAAAGGATAAAACCGCAGAAAATGATATTGTGTTTATTACAGAAAAAATTGTTGGTATTACACAGGGAAGAGCCCTGCCATTAAGTGAAATTAAACCGAGACCACTGGCAGTTTTTCTTGCAAAATACGTCACCAAAACCCCGGCAGGTATCGGGCTGGGTATGCCAGAAACCATGGAAATGGCCCTTAGAGAATGTGGCACCCTTCGTATTTTATTTGCGGCTGCAATTGGCGCAATCACCAAAATATTATTCAAACGAAAAGGGGATTTTTATAGAATCGCAGGTCCAAAGGCTCGAGCTATCGATGGCCCTACCTCTGGTACCATTCCGCCATATAACAGCCATGTTGTGCTGGGTCCTGCTCAGCCAGATAAAGTGGCGAGAGAAATTAGCGACGCCTTAAATGGGACAAGGGTGGTCATCTCCGATATTAATGATCTTGGGGGAAATATTCTAGGCGCATCCCACAAAGATATCAACTTAGACGAAGTCGTTCAAATTTTAAAGGACAATCCCCTTGGCCAAGGTCACCAGCAAACACCCATGGGGATCATTCGCCAAATATAA
- a CDS encoding DUF554 domain-containing protein, with amino-acid sequence MLGTIVNAVAIIVGAIVGVFLKKGIPEGYKATIINGLGLSVLVIGLSGALGSQDILLMIASVVIGTILGEALKIEKGLENIGYWIENKAGSKEGGIAKGFITASLVFCIGAMAVMGALESGLTGNHETLFAKALIDGIMAAMFASTLGIGVAFSGAAVFVYQGLITLTASFMKPFLIESVITEMSAIGGLLIMGIGINVLEIKKIRVGNMLPAVFIPILYYILRLYIL; translated from the coding sequence ATGTTAGGTACGATTGTAAACGCTGTGGCAATCATTGTAGGAGCAATTGTCGGTGTTTTTCTAAAAAAAGGAATACCGGAAGGATATAAGGCAACAATCATAAATGGTCTAGGGTTAAGCGTATTGGTCATCGGTTTATCTGGGGCGCTAGGAAGTCAAGATATCCTTCTGATGATTGCCAGCGTCGTCATTGGAACCATATTGGGAGAGGCTCTTAAAATAGAAAAGGGACTTGAAAATATCGGTTATTGGATCGAAAATAAAGCAGGCTCTAAAGAAGGTGGCATCGCCAAAGGATTTATTACTGCAAGCTTAGTATTCTGTATCGGTGCTATGGCGGTTATGGGGGCATTGGAGAGCGGTTTAACTGGAAATCATGAAACCCTTTTTGCAAAAGCCCTCATTGACGGTATTATGGCAGCCATGTTTGCCTCTACCTTGGGCATCGGTGTAGCTTTCTCAGGGGCAGCAGTTTTTGTATACCAAGGTCTGATTACTTTGACGGCATCTTTTATGAAACCATTTTTAATAGAAAGTGTCATCACGGAAATGTCTGCCATCGGTGGCCTCTTGATCATGGGAATTGGTATCAATGTATTAGAAATAAAGAAAATAAGAGTAGGAAATATGTTACCAGCCGTATTTATACCGATATTATATTATATTTTACGCCTATATATTTTGTAA
- a CDS encoding ABC transporter ATP-binding protein: MLKLNKVSKSYGSDGNKAVDQISFEVRKGEIFGFLGPNGAGKTTTLKMIVGLLKPDEGNILINDLDLQENSLTVKKMFSYVPDNHEVYERLTGIEYLNFMGDMYGVSKDVRAKKINEYLDLFELKHAVNDLIKSYSHGMKQKIVLIGALLNDPEIFILDEPLVGLDPKSAFKLKEIMRERCDAGKSVFFSTHVLEVAEKLCDRIAIIRKGKIIACGTMEELRKQSEGKESLENIFLELTE, translated from the coding sequence ATGCTGAAACTAAACAAGGTGAGCAAATCCTATGGAAGTGATGGCAATAAGGCAGTGGATCAGATTAGCTTCGAGGTAAGAAAGGGAGAAATTTTTGGGTTTTTAGGTCCCAATGGTGCAGGAAAAACGACTACATTAAAGATGATCGTGGGTCTCTTGAAGCCAGATGAGGGGAATATTTTAATCAATGATCTAGATCTTCAGGAAAATTCGTTGACAGTAAAAAAAATGTTTAGCTACGTTCCAGATAATCACGAAGTATATGAACGTCTGACAGGAATAGAATATCTCAATTTTATGGGGGATATGTATGGGGTTTCCAAGGATGTGAGAGCAAAAAAAATCAACGAGTATTTGGATCTTTTTGAACTGAAGCATGCTGTAAACGATTTGATCAAAAGCTATTCCCATGGAATGAAGCAAAAGATCGTTTTAATCGGCGCTCTGTTAAATGATCCCGAAATTTTTATACTGGATGAACCATTGGTGGGTCTGGATCCCAAATCGGCTTTCAAACTAAAGGAGATTATGAGGGAGCGATGTGATGCAGGGAAATCTGTATTTTTCTCGACCCATGTGCTTGAGGTGGCAGAAAAGCTTTGTGATCGAATCGCAATTATAAGAAAAGGGAAAATTATTGCCTGTGGCACTATGGAGGAATTAAGAAAGCAGTCTGAAGGCAAGGAATCCCTTGAAAATATATTCTTGGAGTTGACAGAATGA
- a CDS encoding putative ABC transporter permease subunit produces the protein MMKGLGSLLKTELNVNFGISAFKYKYLKQKKELWQPAIFILAMLSLLPLYIQYIKILGAIFTSLQSINQEGTLLLLGILGSQIMLFLFGISHIFAKFYYSEDLQILIPLPIKPSTILTARFITVLLNEYLTVLPILIPILLVYGIKSSVGFLYWIFSIVIIMTIPIIPLAISSIVVMIFMRYTNIKKKRDLIRVLGSIVMILIILAFQFITQRLATKFPEGGEMDYITALLSERNSMIQQIGMRFPPSIWASKALANFNTWDGILNIAIFAGISMLIFYGMVYVSEKVFYKGLIGGQEISSQKKKLTEGQLKSRISNVRHPIVAILDRDMKILIRTPIFLMNSIGAVIIIPFALAMPLMTRDPQTLNMIKQFYNERTIPLGNLILSAFILFIAATNGIGATTFSREGKQFWISRIVPIKIEYQIAGKILSSILVQILVLALILGGISLLVPLQISTIIVVTILGILGSIPVTELAMFIDITRPLLDWDNPQKAMKQNMNVIFSMMAGMAFIFGSAMLALLLLKLNTNPMAIYLIFGGIYGALSVILFKALSRFTEKRYSDIQ, from the coding sequence ATGATGAAGGGATTAGGATCGCTATTAAAAACAGAACTGAATGTGAACTTTGGAATTTCTGCTTTTAAATATAAATATTTGAAGCAGAAAAAGGAGCTTTGGCAGCCAGCGATATTTATATTGGCAATGCTTTCTTTACTCCCCCTCTATATTCAATATATCAAAATCCTAGGCGCCATCTTTACCTCACTGCAGTCGATCAATCAAGAGGGAACCCTGCTACTTTTAGGGATTTTAGGATCGCAGATTATGCTCTTTCTATTTGGCATATCCCATATATTTGCTAAGTTTTATTATTCGGAGGATCTGCAGATCTTGATACCTCTTCCCATAAAGCCCAGTACCATATTGACGGCACGCTTTATTACAGTATTACTTAATGAATATTTAACTGTGCTGCCAATTCTGATACCGATCCTATTGGTATATGGGATTAAAAGCAGTGTAGGGTTTTTATATTGGATCTTTAGCATAGTAATCATTATGACGATTCCAATTATACCCCTCGCCATTTCCTCCATTGTCGTTATGATCTTTATGAGATATACCAACATAAAGAAAAAGAGAGATCTTATCCGAGTCCTTGGAAGCATCGTAATGATATTGATTATTTTAGCATTCCAGTTCATAACACAGCGGCTTGCTACAAAATTTCCAGAAGGCGGAGAAATGGACTATATCACTGCACTGCTCAGTGAGAGAAATAGTATGATTCAGCAAATCGGTATGAGATTTCCCCCGAGTATTTGGGCATCCAAGGCACTGGCTAATTTCAATACCTGGGATGGAATCCTCAATATCGCTATTTTTGCAGGGATTTCTATGTTGATATTCTATGGTATGGTCTACGTAAGTGAAAAAGTATTCTATAAGGGATTAATCGGTGGACAGGAAATTTCGTCTCAGAAGAAAAAACTGACGGAGGGACAACTGAAAAGTCGTATCAGCAACGTGCGCCATCCCATTGTGGCCATATTGGATCGAGATATGAAAATTCTAATCAGAACGCCTATTTTTCTAATGAACTCCATCGGCGCTGTGATTATTATTCCCTTTGCCTTAGCCATGCCGCTGATGACCAGGGACCCACAGACCTTGAATATGATCAAACAGTTCTATAATGAGCGTACCATACCTCTTGGAAATCTGATCCTATCTGCCTTCATCCTATTTATTGCTGCTACCAATGGCATAGGCGCAACGACTTTTTCACGAGAAGGGAAACAATTCTGGATTTCACGGATTGTACCCATTAAAATAGAGTATCAAATTGCTGGGAAGATTTTAAGCTCTATTTTAGTTCAGATTTTAGTACTCGCTCTAATTTTGGGTGGAATATCCTTACTAGTTCCACTACAGATTTCTACAATCATCGTCGTTACCATCCTAGGGATCCTAGGGAGCATACCGGTGACAGAGCTGGCCATGTTTATTGACATTACACGACCTTTGTTGGATTGGGATAACCCTCAGAAAGCAATGAAGCAGAATATGAATGTGATTTTCTCTATGATGGCAGGCATGGCTTTTATTTTCGGAAGTGCGATGCTGGCGTTGCTTTTATTGAAGCTGAACACAAATCCTATGGCGATTTATCTGATCTTTGGAGGAATATACGGAGCATTGTCTGTCATTCTTTTTAAGGCATTAAGTCGTTTTACCGAGAAGAGATACAGCGATATTCAATAA
- the groES gene encoding co-chaperone GroES, translating into MNIKPLGDRVVIKRVEAEETTKSGIVLPGSAKEQPQLAEVMAVGPGGVIEGKEVVMEVKVGDKVIFSKYAGTEVKFDGVEYTILKQSDILAVVE; encoded by the coding sequence ATGAATATTAAGCCATTAGGTGACAGAGTAGTAATTAAGAGAGTAGAAGCAGAAGAAACTACAAAAAGCGGTATTGTGCTTCCAGGTAGTGCAAAAGAACAACCACAATTAGCTGAAGTTATGGCCGTAGGGCCAGGTGGCGTTATTGAAGGGAAAGAAGTGGTAATGGAAGTAAAGGTAGGGGATAAAGTAATTTTCTCTAAGTATGCTGGTACAGAAGTAAAATTTGATGGTGTAGAATATACCATATTAAAGCAAAGTGATATTTTAGCAGTTGTTGAATAA
- the ant(9) gene encoding aminoglycoside nucleotidyltransferase ANT(9): MSDLNKKIIPTEATQALEVIKELLGNAVVGVYLFGSAVEGGLRIHSDVDVLVIVNQRLTEIKRRKLVTRFMTISGKIGNKDSVRPLEVTIINRVDVVPWQYPPKNELIYGEWLRDEFEQGKIPEPVYDPDLAIVLNQVRNNSISLLGQNASEILEPVPMTDIRRAIMDSLPGLIGSIKGDECNVILTLARMWLTVAVGEISPKDVAAEWAIPKLSEEQAAVLSLARKAYRGEYVDEWEGLSSEVAAVVNHMKKSIESCLGICEERGQKRSMVSANVK; the protein is encoded by the coding sequence ATGAGTGATTTGAATAAGAAAATAATACCGACGGAAGCAACTCAAGCATTAGAGGTTATAAAGGAGCTGCTTGGAAATGCAGTAGTTGGTGTATATCTCTTTGGATCTGCCGTAGAAGGTGGATTGCGTATTCATAGCGATGTGGATGTCTTAGTGATCGTAAATCAGAGGCTAACAGAAATAAAGCGAAGAAAATTAGTCACTAGATTCATGACGATCTCTGGGAAAATAGGAAATAAAGATTCTGTGCGACCGCTTGAAGTTACGATTATAAATCGTGTAGATGTAGTACCTTGGCAATATCCGCCCAAAAATGAATTGATCTATGGTGAATGGCTCAGGGACGAATTTGAGCAAGGAAAAATTCCAGAACCCGTTTATGATCCTGATTTGGCCATCGTTTTAAATCAAGTGAGAAATAATAGCATTTCTCTTCTTGGACAAAATGCTTCAGAAATACTGGAACCCGTGCCGATGACGGATATTCGAAGAGCGATTATGGACTCACTACCAGGATTAATTGGGAGCATAAAGGGTGACGAGTGCAACGTGATTTTAACTCTAGCCAGAATGTGGCTGACAGTAGCTGTCGGTGAAATTTCTCCAAAGGATGTAGCTGCAGAATGGGCTATACCCAAGCTATCTGAAGAACAAGCAGCTGTATTGAGTTTGGCTAGAAAAGCCTATCGAGGAGAATATGTTGATGAGTGGGAAGGACTGAGCTCCGAAGTGGCAGCAGTCGTTAATCATATGAAAAAGTCCATAGAATCTTGCTTAGGTATATGTGAGGAAAGAGGACAAAAAAGAAGTATGGTATCTGCCAATGTAAAGTAG
- the groL gene encoding chaperonin GroEL (60 kDa chaperone family; promotes refolding of misfolded polypeptides especially under stressful conditions; forms two stacked rings of heptamers to form a barrel-shaped 14mer; ends can be capped by GroES; misfolded proteins enter the barrel where they are refolded when GroES binds), with protein MAKEIKFAEEARRSLEAGVNKLADTVKVTLGPKGRNVIIDKKFGSPLITNDGVTIAREIELEDAYENMGAQLVKEVATKTNDVAGDGTTTATLLAQAIIREGLKNVAAGANPMILKKGIQKAVDVAVEELKNTSQKVEGKEAIAQIGAVSAADEEIGQLIADAMEKVGNDGVITVEESKSMGTTLDVVEGMQFDRGYLSAYMVTDTEKMEAVFNDPYILLTDKKINTVQEILPVLEQIVQQGRKLLIIAEDIEGEALATLVLNKLRGTFECVAVKAPGFGDRRKAMLDDIAVLTGATVISDELGYDLKTATIDMLGTARTVKVDKDNTTIVEGAGDSSAIKDRVNQIKRQIEETTSDFDKEKLQERLAKLSGGVAVIQVGAATETELKERKLRIEDALNATRAGVEEGMVAGGGASLVHVIPAVEALLETTEGDERTGVKIIRRALEEPLRQIAANAGLEGSVIVEKVMSSEKGIGFDALTEKYVNMIEAGIVDPTKVTRSALQNAASVSAMLLTTEGAIVDIKSDEPSMPGGMGGGMPMM; from the coding sequence ATGGCTAAAGAAATTAAATTTGCTGAAGAAGCACGTCGCTCATTAGAAGCTGGTGTGAATAAACTTGCAGATACTGTAAAAGTTACATTGGGACCAAAGGGAAGAAATGTGATCATTGATAAGAAATTTGGATCTCCATTAATAACCAATGATGGGGTAACCATTGCTAGAGAAATCGAATTAGAAGATGCTTACGAGAACATGGGTGCTCAGTTGGTTAAAGAAGTTGCTACAAAAACCAATGATGTTGCTGGTGATGGTACAACGACAGCAACCTTATTAGCACAAGCTATTATTAGAGAAGGATTAAAGAACGTAGCTGCTGGAGCGAACCCAATGATTCTTAAAAAGGGAATTCAAAAGGCTGTAGATGTAGCAGTAGAAGAGCTAAAAAATACTTCTCAGAAGGTAGAAGGTAAGGAAGCAATTGCTCAAATCGGTGCAGTTTCAGCTGCAGATGAAGAAATCGGTCAATTGATTGCAGATGCTATGGAAAAGGTAGGAAACGATGGGGTTATTACTGTAGAGGAATCTAAATCCATGGGAACTACTTTAGACGTGGTAGAGGGTATGCAATTCGATAGAGGATATTTATCTGCATACATGGTAACAGATACAGAGAAAATGGAAGCAGTATTCAACGATCCTTATATTTTACTGACAGATAAGAAAATCAATACAGTGCAAGAAATCCTTCCTGTATTAGAGCAAATCGTACAACAAGGTAGAAAATTGTTGATCATAGCAGAAGATATCGAAGGAGAAGCATTAGCTACACTAGTATTAAACAAATTAAGAGGAACCTTCGAGTGTGTAGCTGTTAAGGCACCAGGTTTTGGAGATCGAAGAAAAGCAATGCTAGATGATATTGCTGTACTTACAGGCGCTACTGTAATTTCTGATGAATTAGGATATGATCTAAAAACTGCGACAATCGATATGCTAGGTACAGCAAGAACGGTTAAGGTTGATAAAGATAATACAACAATTGTTGAAGGAGCTGGAGATTCTAGCGCTATTAAGGATAGAGTAAATCAAATTAAGAGACAAATAGAAGAGACAACTTCTGATTTTGATAAAGAAAAATTACAAGAGAGATTAGCAAAGCTTTCTGGTGGGGTTGCAGTGATCCAAGTTGGAGCTGCTACAGAAACAGAGCTAAAAGAAAGAAAGCTAAGAATCGAAGATGCATTAAATGCTACAAGAGCAGGGGTAGAAGAAGGTATGGTAGCTGGTGGAGGCGCTTCATTAGTCCATGTTATTCCAGCAGTAGAAGCTTTACTTGAAACTACTGAAGGAGACGAAAGAACTGGCGTTAAGATCATCAGAAGAGCTCTAGAAGAGCCATTAAGACAAATTGCTGCAAATGCTGGACTTGAAGGATCTGTTATTGTAGAGAAAGTAATGAGTTCTGAAAAAGGTATTGGTTTTGATGCATTAACTGAAAAATATGTAAACATGATTGAAGCAGGTATCGTTGACCCAACAAAGGTAACAAGATCTGCACTACAAAACGCAGCATCTGTTTCAGCAATGCTATTAACTACAGAAGGTGCTATTGTAGATATTAAATCCGATGAACCATCAATGCCAGGAGGCATGGGTGGCGGAATGCCAATGATGTAA